A genomic stretch from Pseudomonas alkylphenolica includes:
- the rnt gene encoding ribonuclease T — MSEDLYDDQEGPSGGPRHPMAERFRGYLPVVVDVETGGFNSATDALLEIAAVTIGMDEKGFLFPEHTYFFRVEPFEGANIEQAALEFTGIKLDHPLRMAVSEESALTDIFRGVRKALKANGCKRAILVGHNSSFDLGFLNAAVARHDMKRNPFHPFSSFDTATLAGLAYGQTVLARACQSADIDFDGREAHSARYDTEKTAELFCGIVNRWKEMGGWQDFND; from the coding sequence GTGAGTGAAGATCTGTACGACGACCAGGAAGGTCCAAGCGGTGGCCCACGCCACCCGATGGCGGAACGTTTTCGTGGTTACCTGCCGGTTGTAGTGGATGTCGAAACCGGCGGTTTCAACAGTGCCACCGACGCCCTGCTGGAAATTGCCGCAGTAACCATCGGCATGGATGAAAAAGGCTTCCTGTTCCCGGAGCACACCTACTTCTTCCGGGTCGAACCGTTCGAAGGTGCCAACATCGAACAGGCCGCCCTGGAGTTCACCGGGATCAAGCTCGATCACCCACTGCGCATGGCCGTCAGCGAAGAGTCGGCGCTGACCGATATCTTCCGTGGCGTACGCAAGGCGCTGAAGGCCAATGGCTGCAAGCGGGCGATCCTGGTTGGCCACAACAGCAGCTTTGACCTGGGCTTCCTCAACGCGGCGGTGGCGCGCCACGATATGAAACGCAACCCGTTTCATCCGTTCTCCAGCTTCGACACCGCGACCCTGGCCGGTCTTGCCTATGGCCAGACCGTGCTGGCCCGTGCCTGCCAGAGTGCCGACATCGATTTCGACGGTCGTGAGGCCCACTCGGCACGTTACGACACCGAGAAGACTGCCGAGCTGTTCTGCGGCATCGTCAATCGCTGGAAGGAAATGGGCGGCTGGCAGGACTTCAACGACTGA
- the pyrC gene encoding dihydroorotase, whose translation MSDRLTLLRPDDWHIHLRDGAVLPHTVGDVARTFARAIIMPNLVPPVRNAAEAGAYRERILAARPAASRFEPLMVLYLTDRTQPEEVRAAKATGFVHAAKLYPAGATTNSDSGVTSIDNIFPALEAMAEIGMPLLVHGEVTRSEIDVFDREKLFIDEHLRRVVERFPTLKVVFEHITTSDAVQFVNEAPANVGATITAQHLLYNRNHMLVGGIRPHFYCLPILKRNTHQVALLDAATSGSSKFFLGTDSAPHARHAKEAACGCAGCYTAYAAIEMYAEAFEQRNALDKLEGFASKHGPDFYGLPRNTDTITLVREDWTAPSSLPFGEQTVIPLRAGEQLRWRLLEETA comes from the coding sequence ATGTCCGACCGCCTGACCCTCCTGCGTCCCGATGACTGGCACATCCATCTTCGTGATGGCGCCGTCTTGCCCCACACCGTTGGCGACGTTGCGCGCACCTTTGCTCGCGCAATCATCATGCCCAACCTGGTACCGCCTGTGCGCAATGCCGCCGAAGCCGGCGCCTATCGCGAGCGCATCCTGGCCGCACGTCCGGCCGCTAGCCGCTTCGAACCGCTGATGGTGCTGTACCTCACTGACCGTACCCAGCCCGAAGAAGTCCGCGCAGCCAAGGCTACAGGTTTCGTGCATGCCGCCAAGCTGTATCCGGCCGGCGCGACGACCAACTCCGATTCCGGCGTTACCAGCATCGACAACATTTTCCCGGCACTCGAAGCCATGGCCGAAATCGGCATGCCGCTGCTGGTGCACGGTGAAGTGACCCGTAGCGAGATCGACGTGTTCGACCGCGAGAAGCTGTTCATCGACGAGCACCTGCGCCGTGTCGTCGAACGCTTCCCGACCCTGAAAGTGGTCTTCGAGCACATCACCACCAGCGATGCCGTGCAGTTCGTCAACGAGGCTCCGGCCAACGTCGGCGCGACCATCACCGCCCAGCACCTGCTGTATAACCGCAACCACATGCTGGTTGGCGGTATTCGTCCGCACTTCTATTGCCTGCCGATCCTCAAGCGCAACACCCACCAGGTGGCCTTGCTGGACGCTGCCACCAGCGGCAGCAGCAAGTTCTTCCTCGGCACCGACTCGGCCCCTCACGCCCGTCACGCCAAGGAAGCGGCCTGCGGCTGCGCCGGCTGCTACACCGCCTACGCCGCCATCGAGATGTACGCCGAAGCGTTCGAACAGCGCAACGCGCTGGACAAGCTTGAAGGTTTTGCCAGCAAGCACGGCCCGGACTTCTACGGCCTGCCGCGCAACACCGACACCATTACCCTGGTTCGTGAAGACTGGACCGCCCCAAGCAGCTTGCCGTTCGGCGAGCAGACCGTTATCCCGCTGCGCGCCGGTGAACAACTGCGCTGGCGCCTGCTGGAGGAAACTGCGTGA
- a CDS encoding flagellar protein MotY codes for MRQRYLALLSVFACLPATALTFQTRLENIEWKVEGDQFECRLVQPVADFGSGEFVRRAGEQATFQLRSSSNVLGTGSATLLAAAAPWQPGRGDINLGSVRMARSGVLFTSSQGQASRLINGLLDGRSTVVRNYAGEAGRAMEVRLLPVKFSKAYSDYQVCAAKLLPMNYDQVRQGRVDFPGGGIELDANAKARLDVILEFLKADPTVNRIELDGHSDNSGNRLTNRDLSRRRALAVMEYFKAHGIAEDQISVRFHGERYPLAANNSAANRARNRRVNIQLDRVTPVETAIEKAPETPAVPAAQTDTSKPSAKS; via the coding sequence GTGCGCCAGCGTTATCTAGCCCTACTCAGCGTGTTTGCCTGCTTGCCGGCGACAGCACTCACTTTCCAGACCCGTCTGGAGAATATTGAGTGGAAGGTCGAAGGCGATCAGTTCGAATGCCGCCTGGTCCAGCCGGTTGCCGATTTCGGCAGTGGTGAGTTCGTGCGCCGCGCCGGTGAACAGGCGACGTTTCAATTGCGTTCGAGCAGCAATGTCCTGGGTACAGGGTCTGCAACCCTGCTGGCTGCCGCAGCGCCCTGGCAGCCAGGCCGTGGCGATATCAACCTGGGCTCGGTGCGCATGGCCCGTAGCGGCGTGCTGTTTACCAGCTCCCAAGGGCAGGCCAGTCGTCTGATCAATGGTCTGCTCGACGGCCGCAGTACCGTGGTTCGCAACTATGCCGGTGAAGCCGGGCGAGCGATGGAAGTGCGCCTGTTGCCGGTAAAATTCAGCAAGGCCTACAGCGATTACCAGGTCTGCGCCGCCAAGCTGCTGCCAATGAATTACGACCAGGTGCGCCAGGGTCGGGTCGATTTCCCTGGGGGCGGGATTGAACTGGACGCCAATGCCAAGGCGCGTCTGGACGTGATCCTGGAGTTTCTCAAGGCCGATCCTACGGTCAACCGCATCGAGCTTGATGGTCACTCCGACAACAGTGGCAATCGCCTGACCAATCGTGATCTGTCCCGACGCCGGGCCCTGGCGGTAATGGAGTACTTCAAGGCGCATGGCATTGCCGAAGATCAGATCAGCGTGCGCTTTCACGGTGAGCGCTATCCACTGGCCGCCAACAACTCGGCTGCCAATCGCGCCCGCAATCGCCGGGTGAACATTCAGCTGGATCGGGTAACGCCGGTTGAAACAGCGATAGAGAAAGCACCCGAAACACCGGCAGTTCCTGCAGCGCAAACGGATACCAGCAAGCCTTCAGCCAAGTCCTGA
- a CDS encoding argininosuccinate synthase produces the protein MADVKKVVLAYSGGLDTSVILKWLQDTYNCEVVTFTADLGQGEEVEPARAKAQAMGVKEIYIDDLREEFVRDFVFPMFRANTVYEGEYLLGTSIARPLIAKRLIEIANETGADAISHGATGKGNDQVRFELGAYALKPGVKVIAPWREWDLLSREKLMDYAEKHGIPIERHGKKKSPYSMDANLLHISYEGGVLEDTWTEHEEDMWKWTKSPEAAPDVPTYLELTYRNGDIVALDGVEMSPATVLATLNRIGGENGIGRLDIVENRYVGMKSRGCYETPGGTIMLRAHRAIESITLDREVAHLKDELMVKYASLIYTGYWWSPERLMLQQMIDASQVNVNGVVRLKLYKGNVIVTGRKSDDSLFDANIATFEEDGGAYNQADAAGFIKLNALRMRIAANKGRSLI, from the coding sequence ATGGCGGACGTAAAAAAGGTCGTACTGGCGTATTCCGGCGGCCTTGATACTTCGGTGATTCTCAAGTGGCTGCAGGATACCTACAACTGTGAAGTGGTGACTTTCACTGCCGATCTGGGGCAGGGCGAAGAGGTCGAACCGGCCCGCGCCAAGGCTCAGGCCATGGGCGTGAAAGAAATCTACATCGATGACCTGCGCGAAGAGTTCGTGCGCGACTTCGTTTTCCCGATGTTCCGCGCCAACACCGTTTACGAAGGCGAGTACCTGCTGGGTACTTCCATCGCTCGTCCGCTGATCGCCAAGCGCCTGATCGAAATCGCCAATGAAACCGGTGCCGACGCCATTTCCCATGGTGCTACCGGCAAGGGCAACGACCAGGTGCGCTTCGAACTGGGTGCCTACGCACTCAAGCCGGGCGTCAAGGTTATTGCTCCATGGCGTGAGTGGGACCTGCTGTCCCGTGAAAAACTCATGGACTATGCCGAGAAGCACGGTATCCCGATCGAGCGTCACGGCAAGAAAAAATCGCCTTATTCGATGGACGCCAACCTGCTGCACATCTCCTATGAAGGTGGCGTGCTGGAGGATACCTGGACCGAACACGAAGAAGACATGTGGAAGTGGACCAAGTCGCCGGAAGCCGCGCCTGACGTCCCCACCTACCTGGAACTGACCTACCGCAACGGTGACATCGTTGCCCTGGACGGCGTTGAAATGTCGCCGGCCACCGTGTTGGCCACCCTCAACCGCATTGGCGGCGAGAACGGCATCGGTCGTCTGGACATCGTCGAGAACCGCTATGTCGGCATGAAGTCCCGTGGCTGCTACGAGACCCCGGGCGGCACCATCATGCTGCGCGCGCACCGGGCGATCGAGTCGATCACCCTGGACCGTGAAGTCGCTCACCTGAAAGATGAGCTGATGGTCAAGTACGCCAGCCTGATCTACACCGGCTACTGGTGGAGCCCGGAGCGTCTGATGCTGCAACAGATGATCGACGCCTCCCAGGTCAATGTGAACGGTGTCGTGCGCCTGAAGCTGTATAAGGGCAACGTAATCGTCACTGGCCGTAAGTCCGATGACTCGCTGTTCGACGCCAACATCGCAACCTTCGAAGAAGATGGCGGCGCTTACAACCAGGCCGACGCAGCGGGCTTCATCAAGCTCAACGCCCTGCGTATGCGCATTGCTGCAAACAAGGGTCGTTCGCTGATCTGA